In Methylotenera versatilis 79, the DNA window AAGATAAATTGCCGTTGCACGGTAGCTTGGAATTGAACGATAGATATTCACAAAATACTACGGAAACGCGCTTGAACGGCAGCTTGCGTTACGAAAATCTATTTCAAAAAGACCACAGTATCGGTGTTAGTTTTCAGCTTTCACCAGAAGATTTAAATGAAGTAAAAGTGCTTTCGGGCACCTATGTTATCCCGCGATTAAACGGCGATTATTTCGCCGCTTACGGCGTGCTTTCAGATAGTGATATCAGTGCGGTTGGCGATGTGAGCGTGGTGGGTAAAGGTACGATTGTTGGCGCACGTTACATTCATCCGCTGCCATTGGTCGATAATTATTATCACAGCCTGACATTGGGTGCAGATTACAAAGATTTTAAAGAGTCGGTAATTTTGCTGGGTGCAGATAGCTTTCAAACGCCGATTTCTTATAGCGCATTTAGTTTAGGCTATGACGGCACGCTGCAAAACCAATCATCACAAACGCAGATGAATCTGACGCTGAATTTTGCACCAAGAGGTTTGGGTAATAACGCAGACGAGTTTCGCGCCAAGCGTTCTTTTGCTGAAGCGAATTACGCTTATTTGCGCACTGATATCAAACATACGCAAAAGTTACCGCTTAACTGGGCGATTCAGGCCAGATTAGCCGCTCAACTATCCTACGACAAACTGATTTCTGCAGAGCAATTTACCATTGGTGGTGCGGATTCTGTGCGTGGTTATGTGGAATCACAATCGTTGGGAGATAGCGGCGTATTCACCTCATTAGAACTACGCACGCCGCCATTAATGAAATGGATCAATAGCGATTTTGTAAAAGATTACGCCAAAGAATTTTATGCCTTTAGTTTTATTGATGCGGGCTATGTGAAGACGCAAGATGCGTTGCCTGGCCAAATTACCCACAGCGACTTATTGTCGTTGGGCTTGGGTATTAAGTTTAAAAGTAGCAAAGGGGTATTCACTAATTTGGATTACGCACATGCGCTACGCGAGGCAGGTGACGTGGAAAAAGGTGATAACAGACTGCATTTTCGCCTGGGTTATGAGTGGTAAAACGTGATGAGTGGTAACGCTTTACTCGCATCTTTTAAAAATAGTCAAAATTAGTTAACCAATAAATTTAGTTAAAAACCAGCAAAGACAGTCATCTGGCAAAGCAAGTCATAGGAGTACGTGATGAATCAAGGTATCTATCAATTAGTCTATAGCAAAGTGCTGCACATGTTTGTGCCAGCATCAGAAGCAGTGCGCAGTCGCGGTGGTAAAGGTAGTCGGCGCAATCGCAAGCAAGCTAAGAGCGCGATGGTTTTTACCGTGATAGCCAGTTTTTCTTATACTTATAGTGCCTTTGCACAAACTGTGCTGCCAGCAGGATTAGATATTCGTACTATTAATCCTACTCAAATCAGAGTCACCAGTTCTGACGCTAATAATATTAATTTTCAACAGCTCGTACCAAGAGCAATCGTCGATTGGAACAGTCTGAATTTAGGCAAAGGGCAAAATTTTAATGTGGATATGCTGAAATCCTATTCCATGCTAAATCGCATTCACGATATGAACCCCAGTTTGTTAGATGGCAATGTAAACGCAGCGGGTAATATTTATTTTATTAACACCAACGGCATTATTTTTGGTGCCAATGCGCAATTTAATGTGGGTTCGTTATACGCCGGCACATTAGATATGACGGATGATTTATTCAATAACGGCTTTATTAATTCAGATGCGACGTTTAAAGAAGTGTTTACCGCAGTGGGCGAAATCACCACGCCAGCCAGCATGGTAGTTGAAGCTGGCGCCAAAATTAATACGGCGCAAGGCGGAAAAGTGGTGTTATTCGCGCAAGATATCACCAACAGCGGCGTGATTAATACCCCAGATGGACAAACGATTTTAGCGGCTGGTAAAAAAGTATATTTAGCCAGTAGCAAAGACCCAGCTGGTTTTCTGGTAGAAGTTGACGGCGGAGGCACAGCAACTAATTTGGGTACGATTGTGGCAGAGCGCGGCAATATTACGATGATGGGTTTGGCGGTGAATCAGAAAGGTACGTTAACTGCCACCACTTCAGTGCGCGCAAATGGCTCGATCCATTTGCTGGCGCAAGAAAAAGTGAATATCACTGCTGGTCAAGTAACTGGTTTACGCGATGGTATTGTGGCATTGGCAACTGGTAGTGTGACTGAAGTAAAACCTGAACTAGATGACAAAGAAGAGATTTCCAGATTACAGGCATTTAAATATGCAGATGACATCACTTCTGGCTCGTTAAAAAAATCAGTCATTAAAATGGAAGCCAGCCTGATTAATATCGATGGCAAAGTAACTGCAAAAAGTGGCACAGTATCAGCGACAACTTTA includes these proteins:
- a CDS encoding ShlB/FhaC/HecB family hemolysin secretion/activation protein; translated protein: MILHDVFKHLFKRQVLAGYTLVSLFFAPFAFAEQSPEPADSKPEAQTAQPSQQQPDVAQPDAQQSDKLAEKKSAQESPAFNVFEIKVDGNTVLEIGKIEEAVYPFLGEAKTIDDVEKARGALEKTYQDAGYLTVSVSIPQQEVDAGIVKLQVTEGRVERLRVTDSQYTSLAEVKSRVAEFNEGKVPHFPTAQQQLGTVNRGQNRQVTPILRAGQSPGKVEVDLKVQDKLPLHGSLELNDRYSQNTTETRLNGSLRYENLFQKDHSIGVSFQLSPEDLNEVKVLSGTYVIPRLNGDYFAAYGVLSDSDISAVGDVSVVGKGTIVGARYIHPLPLVDNYYHSLTLGADYKDFKESVILLGADSFQTPISYSAFSLGYDGTLQNQSSQTQMNLTLNFAPRGLGNNADEFRAKRSFAEANYAYLRTDIKHTQKLPLNWAIQARLAAQLSYDKLISAEQFTIGGADSVRGYVESQSLGDSGVFTSLELRTPPLMKWINSDFVKDYAKEFYAFSFIDAGYVKTQDALPGQITHSDLLSLGLGIKFKSSKGVFTNLDYAHALREAGDVEKGDNRLHFRLGYEW